A portion of the Thermothelomyces thermophilus ATCC 42464 chromosome 5, complete sequence genome contains these proteins:
- a CDS encoding mitochondrial ATP synthase protein 9, with product MASTRVLASRLASQMATKAARPAARVSLANTSKRTLTVASKSSPLQAVKRQQMSSIINATTRQAFAVQRRAYSSEIAQAMVEVSKNIGMGSAAIGLTGAGIGIGLVFAALLNGVARNPALRGQLFSYAILGFAFVEAIGLFDLMVALMAKFT from the exons ATGGCCTCCACCCGTGTGCTCGCCTCGAGACTGGCCTCTCAGATGGCCACCAAGGCCGCTCGCCCGGCCGCTCGTGTCTCGCTTGCCAACACCAGCAAGCGGACCCTGACTG TCGCCAGCAAGTCCTCTCCTCTCCAGGCCGTCAAGCGTCAGCAGATGTCGTCCATCATCAACGCCACCACCCGCCAGGCCTTCGCTGTCCAGCGCCGTGCCTACTCCTCCGAGATTGCCCAGGCCATGGTTGAGGTCTCCAAGAACATTGGTATGGGCTCTGCCGCCATCGGTCTGACTGGTGCCGGTATCGGTATCGGTCTCGTCTTCGCCGCCCTCCTGAACGGCGTCGCCCGCAACCCTGCCCTCCGTGGCCAGCTCTTCTCGTACGCCATTCTGGGTTTCGCCTTCGTCGAAGCCATCGGTCTTTTCGACCTCATGGTTGCCCTCATGGCCAAGTTC ACCTAA
- a CDS encoding histone acetyltransferase SAS2-like protein, translated as RPDRNIDKVVLGDICFRAWYPSYYGKDVLGDSSGNSTKGGKETKSHGGGGGGGGAKTHGRRDRDHHPPMLDRLYVCPRCFKYSKELVTWWKHVRWCERRGYLPGRLIYTHPKGKRTVLVAAGPAPKQGRGSKRGSVGQRLVEQVVQDEGEWSIREVDGEQDVLFCQNLSLFAKLFLDNKSVFFDVTGFNYFLLVYTPPPSAPSPAATSPTTANPEMRSVRPAPVRNRSQIVGFFSKEKMSWDNNNLACILVFPPWQRKGLGSLLMGVSYEISRREGVLGGPEKPISDLGKKGYKRFWAGEICRWILGLSGAEEKGNKEIVVDIEACSRATWIAPEDCLSVLREMGLAEDAGAGPPLGSKVQAPKRADESANPNGSGAFTTETASSSPDQVVQRVRISQAAVREWVATNKISLERTCDPDGFVEGYALK; from the exons CGCCCCGACCGCAACATCGACAAGGTTGTGCTGGGCGACATCTGCTTCCGCGCATGGTACCCGTCATACTACGGAAAGGACGTACTCGGCGACAGCTCGGGCAACAGCACCAAGGGCGGCAAGGAGACGAAGagccacggcggcggcggcggcggcggcgg CGCGAAAACACACGGACGTCGAGACCGCGATCACCATCCGCCCATGCTAGACAGGCTGTACGTCTGTCCGCGCTGCTTCAAGTATTCCAAGGAATTGGTCACATGGTGGAAGCACGTCCGCTGGTGCGAGAGGCGCGGGTACTTGCCGGGCCGCCTGATCTACACCCACCCCAAGGGGAAGCGGACGGTGCTGGTGGCGGCGGGTCCGGCGCCAAAGCAGGGACGGGGCAGCAAGCGCGGCAGTGTTGGGCAGAGGTTGGTCGAGCAGGTCGTGCAGGACGAGGGCGAATGGAGCATCCGGGAGGTCGACGGCGAGCAAGACGTGCTCTTCTGCCAGAACCTCTCCCTCTTCGCCAAGCTCTTCCTCGACAACAAGTCGGTCTTCTTCGACGTCACCGGCTTCAACTACTTTCTCCTCGTCTACACCCCGCCACCCTCGGCCCCTTCCCCCGCAGCCACATCCCCGACCACCGCCAATCCCGAGATGCGGTCAGTAAGGCCTGCCCCCGTACGGAACAGGAGCCAGATTGTCGGCTTTTTCTCCAAGGAGAAAATGTCCTgggacaacaacaacctcGCCTGCATCCTCGTCTTCCCGCCCTGGCAGCGCAAGGGCCTGGGCTCGCTGCTCATGGGCGTCTCGTACGAGATCTCCCGCCGCGAAGGCGTGCTCGGCGGGCCCGAGAAGCCCATCTCGGATCTcggaaagaaaggatacAAGCGATTCTGGGCCGGAGAAATATGTCGGTGGATTCTGGGGCTCTctggtgctg AAGAGAAGGGAAACAAAGAGATTGTGGTGGACATCGAAGCCTGTAGCCGGGCGACATGGATTGCGCCTGAAGATTGCTTGTCGGTGCTGCGGGAGATGGGGCTGGCCGAAGATGCCGGAGCCGGGCCCCCTCTTGGCTCGAAGGTGCAGGCGCCGAAGAGGGCCGACGAGAGCGCCAACCCAAACGGCTCCGGCGCCTTCACGACGGAAACggcgtcctcgtcgccggATCAAGTGGTGCAGAGGGTCCGCATCTCGCAGGCTGCCGTCAGGGAGTGGGTTGCTACGAACAAGATTAGCCTCGAGAGGACCTGTGATCCAGACGGGTTCGTGGAGGGATACGCCCTGAAG